From Mycobacterium cookii:
AGTGGCGACTGGTCGGCGACACAGCCGCTTACTGTTAGATCTACTTAGTTGATACGCGCGGGCTGCTACCGTGTCAAGTAACTTGATACTGGCGCAGTCAGCGACACGCGATCACCGATCGCGTGTCAGCATTAGGCGATGGCCGAATCCGAGGATCAACCGCTGGGCTTTCTGGTGCGAAGGTTGATGGCGCGTCTGCGGCCCCAGGCCACCATGGCGCTGCGACCGCTCGGGCTGGGCTTACCCGAGTTCGTCTGCCTGCGCATCCTCGACGACGACCCCGGACGCACCAGCGCCGAACTGGCTCGGCACACCCACGTCACCGCTCAGGCGATGAACCAGGTTCTGCAGGGGCTGCAAGACATGGGCCTGGTCACCCGCCCTGCGACCGCGCCGTCGGGCCGCGCCCTGCCCGCTCAGCTCACCCGGAAGGGCAGTGCGCTACTCAAACGTGCCGAAGCCGCGGTCGGCGAAGCCGACGACCAGTTGCTGGCCCATCTGAGCCACGCGGACCGGCGCGAGCTCAAACGCCTGCTCTTTCAAGCAGGTAACCCACCCGCTGACGACGCCGCGGCGTGCCCGCCCCGTGGAGCGGTCGCTCGCGGTCACTAGTGACAGTGCTGTCCGTGCTGTTCGTCGTCGGGGGAGCCGTTCATCATCCGCAACATCGGGATGCCGCCCGTCGTCACAAAGCGGACGACCAGCAGCGCCGCCAAGGCCAGAAACGCGACGTTGAGCCAGGTGGTGTAGTTCCATGAAATGCCGGCTTCCATCACCATCGCGTTGCGGTGCGACGGGATCAAACCCGTTGCGCCGAACAGTAATTCGACCAGATATCCGGCCACCACCATCGCGCCGTAGAAGGTGCCCAGTAGTGCGAACATCATCGCCGTGCCGTAGTACTTCCGATAGATGTTCAGGATCGGCAGGATCAGCAGGTCGGCGAAAATGAACGAGACGACGCCGCCGAAGCTGATGCCGCCGTTCCACAACACCGCCGCCAGGGCACGTTGCCGATCGAGCAGACGAACGAGAAGATCGCGACGACGGGGCCCACTACCGGCCCCCACAACGCCGATAGCACCGGGTGATCGGCGAAAAAGAAGTGCTGCCAGAAGGATTCGGGCACCCAGGCTGCGATCGCGCCGGCGATCAACAGTCCGACCACCAAATCGCGCAGGATCGCGGCCCACCCATGACGAACACATGAGAAACCGAGGTGAAGCCTCTCGCGACAACAGTCGCCGCCAGAACGATCCTTCGCCCTGTACCGACATGTCCATGGCCGCATGGCCTTCCATCGAACCGGCCAACCCGCGATCGGCCTGCTCACGGGCCGCGTCGATCAGGCGCGAGCGCACGAACAGCCGGAACAACACCGCGAGCACCACGATCATCAACGGACCGCCGATGAACTCCGCTGCGGTGAACTGCCAGCCCATCAGCAGCGCCAGGATGATGCCCAATTCGACCACCAGATTGGTCGAGCCGATCTCGAAGGCCATCGCCGCGGTGAAATTGGCGCCTTTGCGGAACAGCGAACGGGCCAACGCCACCGCGGCATACGAGCAGGACGAGGACGCGGCACCCAGTCCCGCCGCGACGGCCAGGGTGCGGGGCCGGTCGTCACCCAGCAGGGCGACAATGGTCGATCGGCGTACGACGGCCTGCACCACCGCCGACAGGGTGAAGCCCAGGATCAGGGCCCACAGGATCTCCCACGTCATGGATCCGGTCAGCGCCAGCGCATGTCCCACCGCGTGTGCCATAGCACCTCCCAACGTGATACCCCTAGGGGGTATTCCGCATACTACGACCGTCGCGTCGCCACCGCGTTCCGGGCGGGTCCGGCGTTGCCGCCGATGCGCCGGAACCGACATAATTGCGTGCGTGTGCAGGTAATCGAGGCGATTCCGGCCCTAATCCCGACACACCGGGCCTGGAAACGCAGTCACAGAAGCAACACCAGGCACACTGGTAACAACAAACAAGCCGGGAGGGTGTTGCCGTGTACCGAGTTTTTGAGGCGCTCGACGAGCTGGGCGGAATTGTCGAAGAAGCTCGTGGCGTGCCGATGACCGCGGGCTGCGTCGTGCCCCGGGGCGATGTCCTCGAGCTGATCGACGACATCAAGGACGCGATCCCGGGCGAGCTCGACGACGCCCAAGACGTGCTCGACGCCCGCGACGCGCTGTTGCACGAGGCCAAGACGCACGCGGACTCCGTCATGTCCGCGGCGAACACCGAGTCGGATTCGCTGCTCAACCACGCCCGATCGGAAGCCGACCGCATCCTTGCCGACGCCAAGGCGCAGGCCGACCGGATGGTCGGCGAGGCGCGCCAGCACAGCGAGCGGATGGTCGGCGAGGCCCGCGAGGAAGCGGCCCGGATCGGCGCCTCGGCCAAGCGCGAATACGAGGCCACCACCGGTCGTGCCAAGACCGAAGCGGACCGGCTCGTCGAGAACGGCAACATCTCCTACGAGAAGGCCGTGCAGGAAGGCATCAGGGAACAGCAGCGCCTGGTGTCGCAAACGGAGGTCGTGCAGTCGGCCAACGCCGAATCCGCCCGGCTGATCGATGCGGCGCACGCCGAGGCCGACCGGTTGCGCGGCGAATGCGACGTCTACGTCGACAGCAAGCTCGCCGAGTTCGAGGAGCACCTCAACACCACGCTGCGCTCGGTCAACCGCGGCCGCCACCAACTCCGAACGGCGGCGGGCGTGCACGACTACGCCCAGCGGTAGCCCTCCTACCAGCGACGCGGGGCGGTCCGTGGCCGCCCGTAGAATTGCCGCCATGGCCCGGCAGCAGCGAAACACCGCGCATTCGCACCGACGCTCGCCGCTATCCGTCGACATCGCGCGGCTGGGGCGACGCCCGGGTGCGATGTTCCCGCTGAACAATACGGTGAGCAGCCCGTCGCATATCGGACTGGACCTCATCGGAATTCAGCCGGGCGCGCCGCTGGACCTCGACCTTCGCATCGAGTCGGTGTCCGAGGGTGTCTTGGTCAGCGGGACCGTGTCGGCGCCGATCACCGGCGAATGTTCGCGCTGCCTCACACCATTCAGCGAGCACATCGAGGTCGCCCTGACCGAGCTGTTCGCCTATCCGGACAGCATCACCGAGGCCACCACCGAGGACGGCGAGGTCGGTCGGGTCGTCGACGACATGGTCCACCTGGAACAGCCGATCATCGACGCCATCGGCCTCGAATTGCCGTTCGCGCCCGTGTGCCGAGCGGACTGCCCGGGCCTCTGCCCCAAGTGCGGCGTCGCACTGGCGAGCGCCGAACCCGGCCATCACCACGACGAGGTCGACCCGCGCTGGGCCAAGCTGGCGAACTTGCTACCGCCCGAGGGAGATGGGCCGGGGCAATGAGTGATCTATTCGCCGCGCTCGGCGTGGAGCTGGACGACGAGTTGTTGACGCTGGCGTTGACCCACCGCAGCTACGCCTACGAGCACGGCGGACTGAAAACCAACGAACGCCTGGAATTTCTCGGCGACGCCGTACTGGGCCTGACCGTCACGCAGCACCTCTACCACCGACACCCCGAACGCCCGGAAAGCGATCTGGCCAAGATGCGCGCCGGCGTGGTCAACACCCAGGCGCTGGCCAGAGTCGCGCGCGGACTGACCGACAAGGGGCTGGGCGCGCACTTGTTGCTGGGACGCGGCGAGCTCAAATCCGGCGGGGCGGATAAATCCAGCATTCTCGCCGACAGCCTCGAGGCCTTGCTGGGCGCGATCTACCTGCAGCACGGCATGGATGTGGTGCAAGACGTGATCCTGCGGTTGTTCACCGAGCTGCTGGACGAGGGTGGGCTGCTGGACTGGAAGACCAGCCTGCAGGAACTGGCCGCGGCCCGCGGCCTCGGTGTCGTACGAGGTCAGCTCCACTGGGCCCGATCACCTGCGGGAATTCACCGCCGTCGTCCTCGTGATGGACACCCCCTATGGATCCGGCATCGGCCGGACCAAGAAAGAAGCCGAACAAAAGGCGGCCGAGAAGGCCGTCGAGGCTTTGGCGCAACTCGACAGCGCCCTACCCGGAGAATCGTCCGAGTAGATGCCCGAGCTGCCTGAAGTCGAGGTGGTGCGGCGCGGATTGCAGGCCCACGTGGTCGGTAAGACAATCACCGCCGTCCGCGTGCATCACCCTCGTGCTGTCCGCCGCCATGAAGCAGGCCCCGCCGATCTCACCGCGCGGTTGCTCGACGCCCGGATCACCGGCAGCGACCGACGCGGGAAATATCTGTGGCTCACCCTCGACGGGCCCAGCGGCGACGACCAGGCACTGGTCGTTCACCTCGGCATGAGTGGGCAGATGCTGCTCGGCGAAATCCCCAATGCCGGTCACCTTCGCATCGCCGCGATCCTTGACGACGGCACCACGCTGAGCTTCGTCGACCAGCGGACGTTCGGCGGTTGGCAATTGGCCGACCTGGTGACGGTGGACGGCAGCGTGGTCCCGACCCCCGTCGCACCTGGCGCGCGACCCGCTGGACCCGCGCTTCGACATCGACGCGGTCGTCAAGGTGTTGCGGCGCAAGCATTCCGAGATCAAGCGCCAGTTGCTCGACCAGACCGTGGTGTCAGGTATCGGCAACATCTACGCAGACGAGGCGTTGTGGCGGGCCAAGATCAACGGCGCCCGCCTGGCTGAAAAGCTGACCCGCCGTCAGCTCATCGCGCTGTTGGAGGCCGCCGCCGAGGTGATGCGCGATGCGCTGTCGCAGGGCGGTACATCGTTCGACTCGCTGTACGTCAATGTCAACGGCCAGTCTGGCTACTTCGATCGGTCGCTGAATGTCTATGGCCGCGAAGGCAAACCCTGCCGGCGCTGCGGCGCGGTGATCCGCCGGGAGAAGTTCATGAACCGCTCGTCGTTCTACTGCCCGCGTGATCAGCCGCGGCCGCGGGGCTGAGGTTGTCTCGTCGAAATCGACGCTGCCGCGACGCGCTCTCGAACTTTGCCGCGCTGGCGTCGATCTCGGCGGCACCGGCCGAAGCGGTAGAAAGAACCCATGACAGATCTGTGGGTGGAGCGCACCGGGTGCGCCGCTACACCGGCCATAGCTCGCGCGGTGCCGAAGTTCTCGTCGGCTCCGAAGACGTTGACGGTGTCTTCACGCCGGGGGAGCTGATGAAGATTGCGCTCGCCGCGTGCAGTGGGATGTCCAGCGACTCGCCGCTGGCGCGACGGCTCGGCGACGACTATCCGGCGACGGTGCGGGTGTCCGGCGCGGCCGACCGTGACCAAGAGGTCTATCCACTGCTCGAGGAGAAGCTCGAGATCGACCTGTCGGGTTTGGACCACGAGGAGAAGACGCGGCTCCTCACCGTGGTCCGGCGCGCCGTAGACCAGGTGTGCACGGTCGGGCGAACGCTGAAAGCGGGAACGACGGTCGACTTCCGGGTCGTCGATGTCGGAGCATGACGGCGTCCGCCTGACCGCGTGGGTGCACGGCCACGTCCAGGGCGTTGGCTTTCGCTGGTGGACCCGGTCACGAGCCCTGGAGCTCGGTCTGACCGGCTACGCCGCCAACCGCCCGGACGGCCGGGTGCAGGTCGTGGCGCAAGGCTCACGTGGCGCCTGTGAACAGCTGTTGCTCCTGTTACAAAGTGGGAAAACGCCAGGCCACGTCGACACCGTTGTCGTCGACTGGTCGCCGCGCGGCGAAGCCATCAGCGGCTTCACTGAGCGATAGCCCGGTTCCTCCTCGGGACGCGCGGCGTCCCGCATCGTCACCGGCCGGAAAGGTAGTCTGGCACGCCGTGTACCTCAAGAGTCTGACGCTGAAGGGCTTCAAGTCCTTCGCCTCGCCGACGACTCTGCGATTCGAGCCAGGCATCACCGCGGTGGTCGGGCCCAACGGGTCGGGCAAATCCAACGTGGTCGACGCGCTGGCCTGG
This genomic window contains:
- the sepIVA gene encoding cell division protein SepIVA, whose amino-acid sequence is MYRVFEALDELGGIVEEARGVPMTAGCVVPRGDVLELIDDIKDAIPGELDDAQDVLDARDALLHEAKTHADSVMSAANTESDSLLNHARSEADRILADAKAQADRMVGEARQHSERMVGEAREEAARIGASAKREYEATTGRAKTEADRLVENGNISYEKAVQEGIREQQRLVSQTEVVQSANAESARLIDAAHAEADRLRGECDVYVDSKLAEFEEHLNTTLRSVNRGRHQLRTAAGVHDYAQR
- a CDS encoding acylphosphatase; amino-acid sequence: MSEHDGVRLTAWVHGHVQGVGFRWWTRSRALELGLTGYAANRPDGRVQVVAQGSRGACEQLLLLLQSGKTPGHVDTVVVDWSPRGEAISGFTER
- a CDS encoding MarR family winged helix-turn-helix transcriptional regulator, with the translated sequence MAESEDQPLGFLVRRLMARLRPQATMALRPLGLGLPEFVCLRILDDDPGRTSAELARHTHVTAQAMNQVLQGLQDMGLVTRPATAPSGRALPAQLTRKGSALLKRAEAAVGEADDQLLAHLSHADRRELKRLLFQAGNPPADDAAACPPRGAVARGH
- a CDS encoding YceD family protein, which encodes MARQQRNTAHSHRRSPLSVDIARLGRRPGAMFPLNNTVSSPSHIGLDLIGIQPGAPLDLDLRIESVSEGVLVSGTVSAPITGECSRCLTPFSEHIEVALTELFAYPDSITEATTEDGEVGRVVDDMVHLEQPIIDAIGLELPFAPVCRADCPGLCPKCGVALASAEPGHHHDEVDPRWAKLANLLPPEGDGPGQ